The window CCCAGGTTTTGAATAAAATAAACTCAGATAAGTTCAACAGGAGGAATCAGTGAAAAAATCCCCTACTAACATAAAGAAAATAACAACTGAAATTTTTATAAAAATAGCAATGATCGTCCTTCCGCTACTTTTGGTTGTGGGTATACTTATAGACAGTGCCTACAAGTATGAAATTGAAAAATCCAAGAAAAACATTCTTGGTGAAATTTCAAATAAAACTGAAATTTTCGAAAAGACCGTTCAGTCACTTTTTCAGGAAGTTTTTCAGGATGTATATATAATAGAAAATGCAAATGAATTTGAAGATTTTATGCAAAATCAGAGTTATCAAAAAAGAATTGAAGCCCGAAGACTCTTTGAGCGTTACATGGGAAATAAAAGAGACTACCTACAACTGAGGTTCATAGGTATAGATGGGAAAGAGGTCATTAGAGTAGATAGGCTAAATGATCAAGTAATAGTTGTTCCAGATGAAAAACTACAGCAGAAAAAAGACAGGTCTTACTTTGCAAACTGTATAAATTCCAAAAAAGAAGGAATTTACATATCAAATCTAGACTTAAATATCGAGTTTGGGAAAATAATTGAACCCTATGTTCCTGTAATAAGATTTTCCAAAGCTGTAAAAGATAAAACTGGAAATATAATTGGAGTTGTTGTTATAAATTATGATGGGCAGAAGTTTATAAACTCCTTTAAAGATTATCTGAGGGATAACAGGAATTTTGTAGAGCTTTTTCTAACAGATAATGAGGGATATTATCTGTCCAATGAAGATTCTGACAAAAACTTTGGTTTTATGTTTGAGGGGAAATCATCAGACTACACAGTGAAAAAAGAGATCCCAGAATTATGGAATGAAATTATAAAAAATTCTGAAAAAACAGTTGAAATAAAAGATAGGATTTTTTACTTTAAAAAACTTATGCCGACTTTTAAAGATTCAGTGTACTTTGAGGATACAGATTATTACTGGAATATTATTACCACAATAAAAGAACAGAACATACCAAAGATGTTTTCAGAACAATTTTTATTCAAAAAAAATATGAAGTTTTATATACTTTTTACGTTGTTTTTACTGAGCTCGATAATAATAACTATCCTCCATCTGAAAAAAAAGGAAAGTGATCAGCTTTACTTAACTAAGATGATTTTAGGTCATGTGGAAGAGGCAGTTTTAATAACCGACCATAAAAGAAACATACTAGACCTGAACAAAGGCTTTACAAAAATGACTGGATATTCAAGAGAAGAGGCATTAAATCTAAACACAAAAATATTCAGCTATGACAAGTCGCATCCGAAACTATATATGAAGATAAAAGAACAACTTGAAAAGGGACGTGACTGGAAAGGGGAGCTCTGGCTCAGAAAAAAAGATGGATCTAAGTACCCTGCACTTCTGACGATAAATAATATAATAAATCCAAAAAATAAGAAGACTGATTATTACGTCTCAGTTATAAAAGACCTTTCACGGGAAAAGGAGAAAGAGGCGGAGATTGAGTATCTTTTGACTCATAATTCAAAAACCAATCTTCCAAATGAATTTATGTTTTATAGCTTTATAGATGAAGAGATAAAAAAAGAAAATGAATTTGGTGTTTTGTATGTGAAATTGAAAAAAATAGATGATCTGGAGATGAAATATAACGAAGAATATTTAAGTATTATTTATGAAGAAGTAATTGCAAAATTAAGGGGTTTAGCTGGTGACGATGGCAATATAGCTCATATTTCAAAAGATGTATTTATTGTTATATTCAAATTCTCAGAGGATAAATATTTTATAAACAGATCTCTTACAGAACTGTCTTCGAGACTAAAATCCACCATAAAGATAAGAGATAAGGATATAAATATTGAGTTTGACTTCGGAGCTGTTTTCTTCCCGGAACACGGTAACTCTCCTAAAGAACTTTTGAGGAAGGCTATGTTCTCAGTAAAGGCACTGAAATATTATCCAGATAGAAGTTTTTTAATTTATCAGAATTCCCTGGAAAAAAAGATACAAAGAGAGCTAGATATTGAGGAGCACCTTCCTCTTGCAATCAAAAATAATGAACTAGAGGTATATTTTCAGCCGCAGGTAAACAGTGAAAAGGATATGCTTATAGGAGCGGAAGCTTTGCTCCGTTGGAACAGCAAATCCTTGGGCAGTGTTTCTCCTGCTGAGTTTATACCCATTGCTGAAAGTATAGGGGTTATCAATAAATTAGGTATGTGGGTAGTAAAAGAAGTAGCCAGACAGACGAAATTTCTGGGACTTGATAAACATAAAGATATTAAAATTTCAATTAATTTGTCTGCTACTGATTTTAAAAATGAGTTTCTTGTGGAAGAGATCACATATATCTTAGAGATATACGGACTTGATTTTTCCCAGTTTGAAATAGAACTCACTGAAGGGGTTTTGGTAGATGATTATGATTATGTTAAACCAAAATTAGATGAATTTCAGATGAATGGAATATCTGTGGCCATAGATGATTTTGGAACTGGATTTTCTTCTATGACTCACCTTAAAAAATTGAACTTTGACAAAATTAAGATAGACAGAACTTTTATAAAAGACTATCCGAAATCAGACAGCGGTTCTATAGCTGAGATAATAACATATCTTGCAAAAAGACTTGATATCAATGTGATCGCAGAAGGAGCAGAGACCAAAGAGCAAGTGGAATTCTTAAGAGGCATAGGATGTTCCAATATACAGGGATATTATTACAGCAAACCTCTTTCAGCTTCTGATTTTAAGGAATATATAGATACTTATTTTCTAAATAAAGAACAAATTTAGTGACAGAATTTATATAGGGAATTTTTTAAAATAAACTTTTGAAATTATAAAAGAAAAAAATTCACTTGAAAAATATCTCTTAAAGTATTAAACTTATATATGTAATATTATAATTTATTTTTTTGGTATATGATTTAAATTTTATGAGGATTTGCGCGTTATTTTATTCCAAGTTATATAAGAGCACCATTGTTATATTTTTATTATTTTATTAAAAAGGGTATTTCAATAAAATTTAGCGACCTAAGAGACAGGGTATTTATAGTTTACATCAACAATGATTTAAAATCATAAAATGAAAGTACAAAAGGGAGGAAATTATGAAAAAACACTTATCCTTGGTCGCCTTTATAATGGCGATCATATTCGGAGCTGTGGCCTGTGGTAAAAAAGCAGAAACGAGTAAAAAATATTTTAGATTGGCAAAAGATGTAGAAATGGCATCTATGGATCATCACCTTGCTTCAGACGGGCTTTCTTTCGAGACAATAGGTGCGACAATAGAAGGACTGTACGGTGTAGACGGTGCAGGAACACCTATTCCTGCCATTGCCGAGTCTTACGAGGTTTCAGAAGACGGACTGAATTACACATTTTATCTAAGAAAAGAAGCAAAGTGGTCAAATGGAGACCCTGTAACTGCAAAAGACTTTGTTTTTGCATGGAGAAGACTTGTTGATCCGGTTATAGCCAGTGAATATAACTTCATTATGGACATAGCTTCTGTAAAAAATGCTTCAAAGGTAATATCAGGAGAGCTTAAAACAGATGAGCTAGGAGTAAAAGCAGTAGACGACAATACCTTAGAGGTTAATTTAGAGGTTCCAGTACCGTACTTTATAAGTCTAATGTCTTTCCCTTCTTTCTTTCCTATGAATGAAAAGTTTGTAACAGAAAAAGGCGACCAGTATGCTATGACACCTGATGACCTTCTTGCCAACGGACCATTTAAAATGGTGGAATGGAACAGAGGTTACGGATTTAAACTTGACAAAAATCCAGATTACTATGATGCTTCAAGTGTAAAAATAGACGGAGTGGATATACGTATAATAAAGGATAATCAGACGGCTGCCTTAAAGTTTGAGAAAAATGAGCTGGATATGGTAAAACTTTCTGCAGAGCTTGTAGATAAGTATAAATCAAATGAGGCTTTGACTAAGATGCCAGCAGGATATCTATGGTATATGGCTCCAAATTTCAAAAACGAAATATTTTCAAATGTTAATGCTAGAAAGGCCCTGTCTCACGCCGTAAATAAACAGTATATAGTTGACAATATTATGAATGACGGTTCTACATCTGCAGACTTTATAGTCCCTGTAGGTCTTGCAACAGGTCCTGATGCAAAAGATTTCCGTGCAACTTCTGATTCATATACTAAATATGATAAGGAAAAAGCTCTAGAATATTGGAATAAAGCCAAATCAGAACTAAAGTTAGATAAGATGGAGATAGAACTAGTATTTGATGATTTTGAAAGTAATAAAAAAATAGCAGAATTTGTGCAATCTGAACTTCAGGTAAATCTTCCTGGATTAATGGTAAGCTTAAAGGCTCAGCCAAAGAAAAATCGTCTTGCTTTAATGCGTAGCGGAGATTATGACCTTGGACTTACACGTTGGGGGCCTGATTTTGCAGATCCGCTTACATATTTAGGAATGTTTGAAACAGGTAATCCTACAAACTATCCTCAATATAGCAGTGAGGCTTATGACAAAATGATTTTTGATGTATCCAAAGGAGAACTTGCATCCAAACCGGAAGCTCGTTGGGAAATGATGAAAACTGCAGAGAAACTTCTTGTAGAAGAAGACGCAGCAGTGGCACCTCTATACCAGAGAGGTTACTCATTCTTGAAAAATCCTAAGATAAAAAATCTAGAGTACCATACAGTGGGAATTTCTTTTGTCTATAAGAATATGACTATCGAAGACTAATATATAAATTTAACTGATAAAGCCATAGGCGGCGGAAGTCAAGGCCTATGGCTTTATTACAATATTTGGACTAAAAAAAAGGAGTTGAGATACATGCTGAAATATATCGGAAAGCGATTACTGATTTCAGTAGCTACCCTGTGGGTCATCCTGACGATATTATTTTTACTTTTAGAACTAATGCCAGGTTCTCCTTTTAATGATGAGAAGCTAAACAGAGATCAGAAAATATTGCTAGATCAAAAGTACGGTTTAGACAAGCCGCTTCCTATAAGATATTCTAGATACATGCAAAATATTGTTTTTAAGGGAGATTTTGGGGATTCATACACTATACAGAAAAACTATCCTGTTATAGAGATTATAAATAAAAGACTTGCTGTCTCTGCCCGTCTTGGGTTTCAGGCACTTTTATTTGGATCAATTATAGGAATAGTCTTAGGGGCCATAGCAGCCATTTACCGTAACACTATATGGGACACCATGACGACAATGTTTGCAGTTATAGGCGTTTCGGTGCCATCCTATGTATTTGCATTGGGGCTCAGTTATTTCTTGGGGTACAAACTATCCTGGTTTCCCTTTACATATGACATCTATTCCCCTATTGAATCTAGTGTCCTTCCTACAATGGCCCTGGCAATGTTTGTAATAGCTACAGTTGCACGTTTCATGAGAACCGAACTGGTGGAAGTTTTGGGATCAGATTATATCTTACTGGCAGAAACAAAGGGACTAACAACTACAAAGGTCATAGCAAGACACTCAATAAGAAATGCGTTAATTCCTGTAATAACTGTTTTAGGACCTTTGACTGTTGGTCTTATGACTGGTTCTCTAGTTATTGAAAGAATATTTGGTATCCCGGGAGTTGGGGATCTGCTTGTAACTGCAATCAGTGTAAATGATTTTAATGTAATAATAGCAATCTCTTTTTTCTATAGTATATTTTATATATTTATGATGTTGATTATAGATGTATTATACGGAGTCATTGACCCTAGAATCAGAGTAACAGGAGGGGATTCTAATGGATAACAACATCAAGGTATATGACAAAGAGATGTTTGAACGTGTTTTTTCTGAAGAAAAAGTACAAAAAGATATAGTCTACAAGGGAGTGAGTTTCTGGAAAGATGTGAGACTCCGTTTTAAGCAAAACAAAGGTGCGATTTTTGGAATTATAATGATCACAGTCATCATATTTTTTGCCGTACTTGGGCCTCATATGAACAGACACAGTTATAGAAGCATAGAACAGCAGCATGCAAACCTTCCTCCTAGGATAGCAGTGGTTGAAAAAATTGGAATTTTTGACGGTACCTTGGAAGATAAAAATATATATCTTGAAAAAGGACTTGAGGATGTATACTATTGGTTTGGGACAGACAGTCTAGGAAGGGACATCTGGACCCGTGTATGGATAGGGACTAGAGTTTCTCTTTATATAGCCTTGCTGGCAGTAATAATAGATATGCTTATAGGAATGGGCTATGGCCTGATCTCAGGATATGTAGGGGGCAGAACAGATACGGTGATGCAAAGGATAATTGAGATTATGAGTGGAATACCGAATCTTGTAATTGTCACTCTTTTTGTTATGATAATGAACCCTGGAATAATGTCTATTTCTCTCGCCCTTGTTATCACCGGGTGGATAGGGATGAGTCGTGTTGTACGTTCACAGGTTCTAAAAATGAAGGAGCTAGATTTTATACTTGCATCTAAAACTCTAGGTGCCAGTTCTAAGCAGATAATCGCAAAGGATCTCCTTCCGAATATTTTTGGACAGGTTATCATTATGAGTATGTTTTCCATTCCGAATGCTATATTCTATGAGTCATTTTTGGCATTTATAGGTCTTGGATTGCAGCCGCCTATGGCTTCCTTAGGAGTGCTTATAAGCGATGGATATAAATCAGTACTGGTTTATCCCTATATGATAGTTACTCCTATCCTAGTTCTGGCTTTTCTCATGCTAAGTTTTAACCTCGTTGCAGACGGGTTGAGAGATGCCTTAGATCCAAAAATGAAACAACAATAAGAGGTGAAAAATGGTTAAAGATAAAATAATTGAAATAAAAGATTTGCATGTCTCATTTGAGACTCACAACGGAAAGGTATCTGCCATAAGAGGAGTCGACCTGGATTTGTATGAAGGGGAAACCCTGGCCATAGTAGGGGAAAGTGGATCAGGAAAATCTGTTACTACAAAGGTGCTCATGGGTATTCTGGCAAAAAACGGAATGATTGACCAGGGAGAGGTTTTATTTGAAGGAAAGGACCTCACAAGGCTTCCAAAGAAAGATATGGTAGCTATCCGTGGTAAAAAAATAGCCATGATTTTTCAGGATCCCATGACCTCTCTAAATCCAACTATGACAATAGGAAAGCAGATTGCAGAGTGTCTCATAGAGAATCAAAATAAGTCAAAGAAAGAGGCCAAAGAAAAAGCTCTCGAGCTTATAAATCTTGTAGGAATAACGCAACCGGAAAAAAGATTTAAGCAGTACCCTCACCAGCTTAGCGGGGGTATGCGTCAAAGGGTGGTCATAGCCATTGCCCTTGCATGTAATCCCAAGGTATTGATTGCAGATGAACCTACTACGGCACTAGATGTGACTATACAGGCTCAAATCATTGACCTTATAAAAGACCTTCAGGATAAGATGAAAATTTCCATAATTTTTATTACCCACGACCTTGGAGTAGTGGCAAATGTGGCAGACCGTGTGGCTGTAATGTATGCAGGGAAGATTGTGGAATATGGAAAGTCTGAGGAGATATTTTTTGACCCGAGGCACCCCTATACATGGGGACTTTTGGCCTCTATGCCAAACCTCGAGTCAGAGGGAGAGGAGCTTTATGCCATCCCTGGGTCTCCTCCAAACCTTCTTTATCCTCCAAAAGGAGATGCCTTTGCAGTTCGAAGTGAGTACGCACTCAAGATTGATTTTGAAGAACAGCCTCCATTTTTCAAGATAAGTGACACACATTATGCCGCCACTTGGCTGCTTCACGAGGATGCTCCCAAAGTAGAGTTGCCCCATGTATTGAAAGAGAAGATTTAGAGGATATGAAAGAGGTGCAGACAATGAATGAAAAAGATCAGATAATTTTACAGGTGAGAGACCTCAAGCAATATTTTCCCATGGGGAAAAAATCAGTTGTAAAAGCAGTGGACGGAATATCCTTTGATGTGTATAAAGGTGAAACTCTTGGACTGGTTGGAGAAAGCGGGTCTGGAAAATCAACAACTGGGAGAAGTATTATCCGTCTGTACAATCCCACAGAGGGAGAGGTTGTTTTTCGGGGTGAGAAAATATCCGGGAAAATCGACAAAAGTATAGAGGGGATGCTAAGGACAAAGATGCAGATGATTTTTCAAGATCCTATGGCATCTCTGAATCCTAGAAAAAAAGTTCTTGATATCATAGCTCAGGGACTTGATATACACGGCCTGTATAAGGATGAAGAAGAACGTCGAAAAAAAGTTTATGACATACTGGAAACTGTAGGTCTGGCAAAAGAACACGCTCACAGATATCCACACGAATTCAGTGGTGGACAGAGACAGAGAATAGGAATAGCCAGAGCAGTGGTTATGGAGCCTGATTTTATAATCGCTGATGAGGCTATAAGTGCTCTAGATGTTTCTATCCAGGCACAAGTTGTGAATCTTCTGAAAAAAATGCAGAAGGATAGAAACCTTACTTATATTTTTATAGCCCATGATCTTTCTATGGTAAAGTATATAAGTGACAGGATTGCAGTTATGCACTTGGGAAAAATAGTAGAGCTAGGTACGGCGGATATGATTTATCATTCCCCTATACACCCCTATACGAAATCCCTTCTTTCAGCAGTACCGCAGCCTAATCCTATTACAGAGAGAAAAAGAAAAAGAACATACTATGACAAGAGTAATATAGACTATGATGCCGGGAAATTTACAGAAATAACAAAAGGACATTTTGTCCTCTGTACTGAAGAGGAATTAGTAGAATGGACTAAACAATAGAAAAAGGCTTGAATCCATCAAATTGAGGGATTCAAGCCTTTTTTAAATACTATATTTATTTTATCCCCGGATACTTAACGCCGCTCCAGTAAATGTTGTCCTTTGTAACTGTTTCAGAAGGTAATTTAACCTCTTTTAAAGCCCATTTTTTAAACTCCATAAATCCGGTTCGGTCTACGATATAGCCGATATGCTCCTTGGGAAGGGTACGATCAATATATTCGTTGACATAGTCATAGGTGTTTTTTATGATTTTTATGATTGACTCTTCGTCAGCCCAGATCATCCAGTCTTCGGCTAGTCTAGGATTTCTCTTTCCTGTTCTTCCCATGATAGCCAGTCTGTAGTATTTTTTTGAATCCCTTGTCCATGCAGAGACAGGGCAGTTTAATACACATTCTCCACAGCCTATGCACCTGTCATGCTCTCTCACAGGCTTATAGTTATTCATTTTTATTGCACCAGTTGAGAGACTTTTACATTTTTTCTCACATCTTCCACAAGAGATACATCTATGTGGTTCGAGCTTTGGCAAAGTCATTCCGATTATTCCAAAGTCATGCATTCTTATTTTCTGGCAGTCATTGGGACAACCTGTGAGGGCTATCTTAAAATGAAAATCATGAGGGAAAACTTTTTTTTCTATTTTTTTAGCTAATTCAGTTGTGTTGTACTGGGCCTTAGGGCATATTTTATTTCCGATACATGCAGCTATGTTTCTAGTTCCTGCCGCAGGATAACCCTTATTTTTGTCGTTGTGGTTTATTCCTAACCCCTCCATAAGAGATTCTACCACAAGGTTTACTTCATCTATCTTATCCCAGTCAATTCCCATTATCTCAAAGCCCTGTCTGGTAGTAAGGTGTACTTTACCGTTACCGTAGTTGTTTGCGATTTCAGATACCTTCAGAAGAAGTTCTCCGGAAATTTCACCGCCGGGAACTCTGACTCTGAGAGTTGTCTTGTCTCTGACCTTGGTAACTCTATAGGCGTTTTTGGTGACCTTTTTTCTGTTTATGTCTAAACTCATGGATTAACCTCCTAATCTACTAATTTTTCTGCTTCGTCATATCTGAATACAGGGCCTTCTAGGCATATATAAGTTTCGTCAATTTTACAGTGACCACATTTTCCCACACCGCAGGACATTTTTCTCTCAAATGAAACCCATATTTTCTCTTTAGGAACGCCTCTGCTCAGAAATTCCAAAGCAGAATACTTCATCATGACAGGGGGCCCAACTATAACCACTTCCATGTCTGCAATATCATCTGCCAGCTCAAGGTCTGGGATATACTTTGTAACTAATCCTTCGCACACACCGTCGATGCTGCATGAATTGTCTACAGTTATCAGGGTGTTAAATTTTTCTTTCCACTGTTTTATCTCGTCTTTAAATATAATGGAGTCGTAGTCCTTGAATCCCAAAAGAAGGTCAACTTTTGTATCATTAGCTTCATCGTTATAGAAATGATTTATCATAGATCTTACAGGAGCCAGTCCAGATCCTCCTGCGACGATAATAAGATGCTTCCCTCTATACTCTTCTTCTGCAGGGAATCCATTCCCGTAAGGGCCTCTGAGGAACATCAAGTCTCCCGCCTTTAGGTCAAAAAGACAGTCAGTCACCTTTCCCACCTTTCTTATGAGAAACTCTATCCATCCCTCCTCTTTGTTGAACTGAGTTACCGAAAGTGGGGCTTCACCAACTCTTGGGATAGATATTTCGATAAACTGTCCGAAGGTTACTTCCTGATCGTACTCGACTCTGAAAAGCCACTCGATCTCTGTGAGCTTATTTAGGGAGATAAGCTTGTATCCTTTTGGTAGGTAGACATTTTCTATAGGGGTATAGGGGTTTCCTGGAATATAGGTATTATTCATCGTTTCCCTCCAATTCTTTAGATAATTTGTTTACACAGTTTGAAAATGAGATATATTCAGGGCAGACGTCGTCACATCTTCCGCAGCCTGTACACATATGATATCCGAATCTTCTCTTGAAATCTGATATCTTATGCATTGTCTTAAACCTCATTCGATCTCCATGCTTTTGTCTAAAAGTGTGACCTCCCGCCATATCTGTAAATCCGTCTACATGGCATGAAGCCCATACCCTTCTTCTTTCTCCAGTATTTTCATTTTCACTATAGAAAATATCCTGGGTTGTAGAACAGGTACACGTAGGACATACAAAATTACACTTACCACAGGCAACACATCTTTTATCGTATTCCCTCCATAGCTCAAGGTCTTTTACCTCTGCAAGGCTTATGTTTTCAGGCACATTAACTTTAACCTTGTTTTCCTCTACGAATTTGACATCAAATTCATCTTCCTCACCTGAGAAAACGCCTTTGAATTCATCTTCCTTTATATAAAGTTCCACAGAATCATTGTTTAAGTTTAGCCCCATGTGATAGTCATCTGTTTTGTTTGTTCCCATGCTAACGCAGAAACAGTTTTCAAAGGAGGTCGGACATCCCATAACTACAAACTTGACTTTATCTCTGATTCTCTTATAATACATATCCTGATATTTGTTTCTGAGGTATATCTCGTCTACTCTTTTCACACTGTGAAGGTCGCAGCTTCTCAAAAATACGATAATTCCCTTATCATCTATATCTGGAACCTTGAACTCCTTTTCTGTAAAGTAAAACATAGTCTGTGTAATAGGAAGCATTACCTCTTTCGGTGAAAATTCTGATTTTTTATCAAAGCAGATCTCTTGGATAGAGTCGATCTCACTATATTTCACAAGGTCAGTGTCGGAAAATCTTCCCTCACCTGCAAATACCTTTGGTGCAAATATTCGGTAATTTTCTTTTAAAAGTTTTAGCCCCTCATCAAAAGAGGTTTTATCCA is drawn from Ilyobacter polytropus DSM 2926 and contains these coding sequences:
- a CDS encoding ABC transporter permease, with protein sequence MLKYIGKRLLISVATLWVILTILFLLLELMPGSPFNDEKLNRDQKILLDQKYGLDKPLPIRYSRYMQNIVFKGDFGDSYTIQKNYPVIEIINKRLAVSARLGFQALLFGSIIGIVLGAIAAIYRNTIWDTMTTMFAVIGVSVPSYVFALGLSYFLGYKLSWFPFTYDIYSPIESSVLPTMALAMFVIATVARFMRTELVEVLGSDYILLAETKGLTTTKVIARHSIRNALIPVITVLGPLTVGLMTGSLVIERIFGIPGVGDLLVTAISVNDFNVIIAISFFYSIFYIFMMLIIDVLYGVIDPRIRVTGGDSNG
- a CDS encoding ABC transporter ATP-binding protein, with amino-acid sequence MVKDKIIEIKDLHVSFETHNGKVSAIRGVDLDLYEGETLAIVGESGSGKSVTTKVLMGILAKNGMIDQGEVLFEGKDLTRLPKKDMVAIRGKKIAMIFQDPMTSLNPTMTIGKQIAECLIENQNKSKKEAKEKALELINLVGITQPEKRFKQYPHQLSGGMRQRVVIAIALACNPKVLIADEPTTALDVTIQAQIIDLIKDLQDKMKISIIFITHDLGVVANVADRVAVMYAGKIVEYGKSEEIFFDPRHPYTWGLLASMPNLESEGEELYAIPGSPPNLLYPPKGDAFAVRSEYALKIDFEEQPPFFKISDTHYAATWLLHEDAPKVELPHVLKEKI
- the opp3C gene encoding oligopeptide ABC transporter permease, which translates into the protein MDNNIKVYDKEMFERVFSEEKVQKDIVYKGVSFWKDVRLRFKQNKGAIFGIIMITVIIFFAVLGPHMNRHSYRSIEQQHANLPPRIAVVEKIGIFDGTLEDKNIYLEKGLEDVYYWFGTDSLGRDIWTRVWIGTRVSLYIALLAVIIDMLIGMGYGLISGYVGGRTDTVMQRIIEIMSGIPNLVIVTLFVMIMNPGIMSISLALVITGWIGMSRVVRSQVLKMKELDFILASKTLGASSKQIIAKDLLPNIFGQVIIMSMFSIPNAIFYESFLAFIGLGLQPPMASLGVLISDGYKSVLVYPYMIVTPILVLAFLMLSFNLVADGLRDALDPKMKQQ
- a CDS encoding bifunctional diguanylate cyclase/phosphodiesterase, translating into MKKSPTNIKKITTEIFIKIAMIVLPLLLVVGILIDSAYKYEIEKSKKNILGEISNKTEIFEKTVQSLFQEVFQDVYIIENANEFEDFMQNQSYQKRIEARRLFERYMGNKRDYLQLRFIGIDGKEVIRVDRLNDQVIVVPDEKLQQKKDRSYFANCINSKKEGIYISNLDLNIEFGKIIEPYVPVIRFSKAVKDKTGNIIGVVVINYDGQKFINSFKDYLRDNRNFVELFLTDNEGYYLSNEDSDKNFGFMFEGKSSDYTVKKEIPELWNEIIKNSEKTVEIKDRIFYFKKLMPTFKDSVYFEDTDYYWNIITTIKEQNIPKMFSEQFLFKKNMKFYILFTLFLLSSIIITILHLKKKESDQLYLTKMILGHVEEAVLITDHKRNILDLNKGFTKMTGYSREEALNLNTKIFSYDKSHPKLYMKIKEQLEKGRDWKGELWLRKKDGSKYPALLTINNIINPKNKKTDYYVSVIKDLSREKEKEAEIEYLLTHNSKTNLPNEFMFYSFIDEEIKKENEFGVLYVKLKKIDDLEMKYNEEYLSIIYEEVIAKLRGLAGDDGNIAHISKDVFIVIFKFSEDKYFINRSLTELSSRLKSTIKIRDKDINIEFDFGAVFFPEHGNSPKELLRKAMFSVKALKYYPDRSFLIYQNSLEKKIQRELDIEEHLPLAIKNNELEVYFQPQVNSEKDMLIGAEALLRWNSKSLGSVSPAEFIPIAESIGVINKLGMWVVKEVARQTKFLGLDKHKDIKISINLSATDFKNEFLVEEITYILEIYGLDFSQFEIELTEGVLVDDYDYVKPKLDEFQMNGISVAIDDFGTGFSSMTHLKKLNFDKIKIDRTFIKDYPKSDSGSIAEIITYLAKRLDINVIAEGAETKEQVEFLRGIGCSNIQGYYYSKPLSASDFKEYIDTYFLNKEQI
- the asrA gene encoding anaerobic sulfite reductase subunit AsrA codes for the protein MKISLDKTSFDEGLKLLKENYRIFAPKVFAGEGRFSDTDLVKYSEIDSIQEICFDKKSEFSPKEVMLPITQTMFYFTEKEFKVPDIDDKGIIVFLRSCDLHSVKRVDEIYLRNKYQDMYYKRIRDKVKFVVMGCPTSFENCFCVSMGTNKTDDYHMGLNLNNDSVELYIKEDEFKGVFSGEEDEFDVKFVEENKVKVNVPENISLAEVKDLELWREYDKRCVACGKCNFVCPTCTCSTTQDIFYSENENTGERRRVWASCHVDGFTDMAGGHTFRQKHGDRMRFKTMHKISDFKRRFGYHMCTGCGRCDDVCPEYISFSNCVNKLSKELEGNDE
- a CDS encoding peptide ABC transporter substrate-binding protein; the encoded protein is MKKHLSLVAFIMAIIFGAVACGKKAETSKKYFRLAKDVEMASMDHHLASDGLSFETIGATIEGLYGVDGAGTPIPAIAESYEVSEDGLNYTFYLRKEAKWSNGDPVTAKDFVFAWRRLVDPVIASEYNFIMDIASVKNASKVISGELKTDELGVKAVDDNTLEVNLEVPVPYFISLMSFPSFFPMNEKFVTEKGDQYAMTPDDLLANGPFKMVEWNRGYGFKLDKNPDYYDASSVKIDGVDIRIIKDNQTAALKFEKNELDMVKLSAELVDKYKSNEALTKMPAGYLWYMAPNFKNEIFSNVNARKALSHAVNKQYIVDNIMNDGSTSADFIVPVGLATGPDAKDFRATSDSYTKYDKEKALEYWNKAKSELKLDKMEIELVFDDFESNKKIAEFVQSELQVNLPGLMVSLKAQPKKNRLALMRSGDYDLGLTRWGPDFADPLTYLGMFETGNPTNYPQYSSEAYDKMIFDVSKGELASKPEARWEMMKTAEKLLVEEDAAVAPLYQRGYSFLKNPKIKNLEYHTVGISFVYKNMTIED
- the asrC gene encoding sulfite reductase subunit C, yielding MSLDINRKKVTKNAYRVTKVRDKTTLRVRVPGGEISGELLLKVSEIANNYGNGKVHLTTRQGFEIMGIDWDKIDEVNLVVESLMEGLGINHNDKNKGYPAAGTRNIAACIGNKICPKAQYNTTELAKKIEKKVFPHDFHFKIALTGCPNDCQKIRMHDFGIIGMTLPKLEPHRCISCGRCEKKCKSLSTGAIKMNNYKPVREHDRCIGCGECVLNCPVSAWTRDSKKYYRLAIMGRTGKRNPRLAEDWMIWADEESIIKIIKNTYDYVNEYIDRTLPKEHIGYIVDRTGFMEFKKWALKEVKLPSETVTKDNIYWSGVKYPGIK
- a CDS encoding ABC transporter ATP-binding protein — translated: MNEKDQIILQVRDLKQYFPMGKKSVVKAVDGISFDVYKGETLGLVGESGSGKSTTGRSIIRLYNPTEGEVVFRGEKISGKIDKSIEGMLRTKMQMIFQDPMASLNPRKKVLDIIAQGLDIHGLYKDEEERRKKVYDILETVGLAKEHAHRYPHEFSGGQRQRIGIARAVVMEPDFIIADEAISALDVSIQAQVVNLLKKMQKDRNLTYIFIAHDLSMVKYISDRIAVMHLGKIVELGTADMIYHSPIHPYTKSLLSAVPQPNPITERKRKRTYYDKSNIDYDAGKFTEITKGHFVLCTEEELVEWTKQ
- the asrB gene encoding anaerobic sulfite reductase subunit AsrB is translated as MNNTYIPGNPYTPIENVYLPKGYKLISLNKLTEIEWLFRVEYDQEVTFGQFIEISIPRVGEAPLSVTQFNKEEGWIEFLIRKVGKVTDCLFDLKAGDLMFLRGPYGNGFPAEEEYRGKHLIIVAGGSGLAPVRSMINHFYNDEANDTKVDLLLGFKDYDSIIFKDEIKQWKEKFNTLITVDNSCSIDGVCEGLVTKYIPDLELADDIADMEVVIVGPPVMMKYSALEFLSRGVPKEKIWVSFERKMSCGVGKCGHCKIDETYICLEGPVFRYDEAEKLVD